The following are encoded in a window of Algiphilus aromaticivorans DG1253 genomic DNA:
- the cpaB gene encoding Flp pilus assembly protein CpaB, with product MSSNALKIIAAVTVLLAIVLAVVAFQMTRSYSVAEQQPTSAEGDAEAAADPTESMPRAVVAIAPLAANEPISAEQVRVAPVAVQPDGHFSSVEDVINRIPLVDVDPGAPLTGRYFKASNPLARIVPEGHKAVSLEVNDVIAVGGFLKPGDTVDVLVYLRSGSGVEAVQARQLLPSVRVLALENRIIDRPEGLGDEEEQERRRRQRTVVLAVPDDKVTRLMLGSSIGEVRLAMHGQKPETAGLDALADDDVEPISDTELAQAAENKAGDADTDDDDAPLTAAKLSEVETPKKESNRPPRHRIYVYHGADVNTVLD from the coding sequence ATGAGTAGCAACGCTCTGAAGATCATCGCCGCCGTCACGGTCCTGCTCGCTATCGTGCTGGCCGTGGTGGCTTTCCAGATGACCCGAAGCTATTCCGTCGCGGAACAGCAGCCCACCAGCGCTGAGGGGGATGCCGAAGCTGCTGCCGATCCCACCGAATCGATGCCGCGCGCCGTGGTTGCTATTGCGCCACTGGCGGCGAACGAGCCGATCAGCGCCGAGCAGGTGCGCGTCGCGCCGGTGGCTGTGCAGCCGGATGGTCATTTCAGCAGCGTCGAGGATGTGATCAACCGCATCCCGTTGGTTGATGTCGACCCGGGCGCGCCGCTGACGGGCCGTTACTTCAAGGCATCCAATCCGCTGGCGCGCATCGTGCCGGAGGGGCACAAGGCGGTCTCCCTGGAGGTCAATGATGTCATCGCAGTTGGCGGTTTCCTGAAGCCTGGGGATACCGTCGACGTGCTCGTCTATCTGCGCAGTGGGTCGGGTGTGGAGGCCGTGCAGGCGAGGCAGCTGCTGCCATCGGTACGCGTGCTTGCGCTGGAGAATCGCATCATCGATCGACCCGAGGGGCTGGGTGACGAGGAGGAGCAGGAGCGCCGCCGACGTCAGCGCACGGTTGTGCTCGCCGTTCCGGATGACAAAGTCACGCGTCTGATGCTCGGCTCAAGCATCGGCGAGGTGCGGCTGGCCATGCACGGCCAGAAGCCGGAAACAGCGGGTCTCGACGCGCTCGCTGACGACGACGTCGAGCCGATATCGGACACCGAACTCGCTCAGGCTGCTGAGAACAAGGCCGGTGACGCTGACACGGACGACGACGATGCCCCGTTGACCGCCGCTAAGCTTTCCGAAGTGGAGACACCCAAGAAGGAGTCGAATCGGCCGCCGCGCCACAGGATCTACGTCTATCACGGTGCCGACGTGAATACGGTTCTCGATTGA
- a CDS encoding TadE/TadG family type IV pilus assembly protein, whose translation MRRSDSRRAHHQRGSVVVEFAFVFPILFMLIYGTIVYSYVFVINESIHYAAKTAAESAIRVDPAAEDYETLVASTVRSTASRILDWMPASQRARFADSAGEAIGTVSFEDVDGMRAVRVELDFDVSESTPAIFPIITLPLVGEVPPLPARMRASAIALI comes from the coding sequence ATGCGCCGTTCCGATTCCAGGCGGGCCCATCACCAACGCGGCAGCGTAGTGGTGGAGTTTGCCTTCGTCTTCCCGATTCTCTTCATGCTGATTTACGGGACGATCGTTTACAGCTACGTCTTCGTGATCAACGAATCGATCCACTACGCAGCGAAGACGGCGGCCGAGTCGGCCATTCGCGTCGATCCGGCGGCGGAGGATTACGAAACGCTGGTGGCAAGCACGGTGCGCAGCACGGCCAGCCGTATCCTGGACTGGATGCCGGCCAGCCAGCGGGCGCGTTTCGCAGACAGCGCGGGCGAGGCCATCGGCACGGTAAGCTTCGAGGATGTCGACGGTATGCGCGCAGTTCGGGTGGAGCTCGACTTCGATGTGAGTGAGTCGACGCCGGCCATATTCCCCATCATTACGCTTCCGCTTGTCGGCGAGGTGCCGCCGCTGCCGGCGCGCATGCGGGCCTCCGCCATTGCGCTAATCTGA
- a CDS encoding prepilin peptidase, which yields MYLLSMSLLLGVAAGWDLWRREVPHLLPGLIMAIAIVTQFVAPDAGPASSWASALAGLGLGAALTLPGYALGALGGGDVKLVAASGFAVGWPLVLPLLLGWGLLLGLWSLVARLTGTLRRQPAVPSLFLSATLTFWLMAR from the coding sequence ATGTACCTGCTTTCGATGAGCCTGCTTCTCGGAGTCGCCGCCGGTTGGGATCTATGGCGACGCGAAGTCCCTCATCTCCTGCCCGGCCTGATCATGGCTATCGCCATCGTCACACAGTTCGTCGCACCTGATGCCGGCCCGGCTTCCAGCTGGGCCAGCGCGTTGGCGGGGCTGGGACTGGGTGCGGCGCTGACCTTGCCAGGCTATGCCCTGGGCGCGCTGGGGGGCGGGGACGTCAAGCTGGTGGCGGCCAGCGGCTTTGCTGTAGGCTGGCCGCTGGTGTTGCCGCTGCTGCTGGGTTGGGGGCTGCTGCTCGGGCTCTGGAGTCTTGTCGCGCGGCTGACCGGCACCTTGCGGCGCCAGCCGGCCGTGCCATCGCTTTTCCTCAGCGCCACGCTGACGTTCTGGCTGATGGCGCGCTAA
- a CDS encoding Flp family type IVb pilin, giving the protein MFTYLSVWIQSLLSDDEGASAIEYGLIIGLIAVVLIVVLTNIGTGLNTLFETASSKIAGAG; this is encoded by the coding sequence ATGTTTACCTATCTCTCGGTTTGGATTCAGTCTCTTTTGTCGGACGACGAGGGCGCCAGCGCCATCGAGTACGGCCTCATCATCGGCCTGATTGCGGTGGTGTTGATCGTCGTGCTGACCAATATCGGTACGGGGCTCAACACGCTCTTCGAGACGGCGTCGAGCAAGATTGCAGGTGCGGGCTAG
- a CDS encoding phosphatase PAP2 family protein: protein MPILVAGYGMALMLVLLLQGRSFGEAVRQGFLSHLPFAAATIGGGALMFYLICVVAVVRPPSPFAHIVGDVRTHVRSPAPLYGGIWLLVLLVIFTSLFSAWKAMIPELQPFSWDERLFRLDRWMHGGTDPWVHLHRALHTPFLTAAINVVYHLWFFVMHFTYVWVAFNRRRPELRAQFLLAFYASWVVMGTALAITMSSAGPCYYGFVVGLPDPYAPLLAQLQASDAAWPVWALNVQSLLWEGYRSGDGGLTSAISAMPSMHLATTTLIALLAWRFGGALAGACGAAFLLCILVGSVHLGWHYAVDGYAGILFSLVLWWVCGYVVRYRYRQRDTCRGRHGEADER, encoded by the coding sequence TTGCCGATTCTGGTCGCCGGCTACGGCATGGCGCTCATGCTGGTTCTGCTGCTGCAGGGACGCTCCTTCGGCGAGGCAGTGCGCCAGGGCTTCCTGAGCCACCTTCCCTTCGCGGCAGCGACCATAGGAGGTGGGGCCCTGATGTTCTACCTCATCTGCGTCGTCGCGGTCGTCCGGCCGCCTTCTCCATTCGCCCATATCGTCGGAGATGTCCGCACCCATGTGCGTTCGCCAGCGCCTCTGTATGGCGGCATCTGGCTGCTTGTGCTTCTGGTGATCTTTACCAGCTTGTTCTCGGCGTGGAAGGCGATGATTCCCGAACTACAACCCTTCTCCTGGGATGAGCGCCTGTTTCGTCTGGATCGCTGGATGCACGGCGGAACGGATCCCTGGGTGCATCTGCATCGCGCATTGCATACGCCGTTTCTCACGGCGGCGATCAACGTCGTCTACCACCTCTGGTTCTTCGTGATGCATTTCACCTATGTATGGGTGGCATTCAACAGGCGGCGCCCCGAGCTACGCGCGCAATTCCTGCTTGCTTTCTACGCTTCATGGGTCGTCATGGGGACCGCGCTCGCCATCACCATGTCGTCGGCCGGGCCTTGCTATTACGGGTTCGTAGTGGGTCTGCCCGACCCCTACGCCCCCCTGCTGGCGCAGCTGCAAGCATCGGATGCCGCATGGCCGGTGTGGGCGCTGAATGTCCAGTCGCTGCTCTGGGAGGGTTATCGTTCCGGCGATGGCGGGCTGACGAGCGCCATCTCCGCGATGCCGAGCATGCATCTCGCGACCACCACCCTGATTGCGCTCCTCGCCTGGCGCTTCGGAGGTGCCTTGGCGGGAGCCTGCGGCGCCGCATTCCTTCTCTGCATTCTTGTCGGATCAGTGCATCTTGGCTGGCACTACGCCGTCGACGGCTATGCGGGCATCCTGTTCTCTCTGGTGCTTTGGTGGGTATGCGGCTATGTTGTCCGTTATCGGTATCGACAGCGCGATACGTGCCGTGGTCGTCATGGCGAAGCCGACGAAAGGTAG
- a CDS encoding phosphatase PAP2 family protein has product MAQRPFGYANCGGSVRSPDSGSLSSRKELLITATNGRMTIAAIAREQVLLGVLVVAYGLAAIGLAKQHGLDGAVVMALYGEDVLITMAAYLTLFAVGWLLRIVIMERPRFPLRSAVEAARHAAVPERVMAGLVATVLLSLLMSVYSSWKMMIPELNAFSWDPTLHAWDLRLHGGRAPWHWLQPALGIPLVTSAINALYHAWLFVILFVFFSQAFAIRGLVLRTQFMISFFLLWILLGSFLATLMASAGPCYFAEVTGQPDPYAALQAYLRAADARFPVWALDVQAMLWADYQDGRLAVGRGISAMPSMHVATATLVFLLACRYGRLAGVAGLFFLIGIVIGSVHLAWHYAVDAYIAIPLTLLVWKLSGHIATRVHAMRLGPAVA; this is encoded by the coding sequence ATGGCCCAGCGTCCGTTCGGCTATGCCAACTGCGGTGGCAGCGTCCGCTCGCCGGATTCCGGTTCTCTGTCGTCAAGGAAGGAGCTCCTCATTACGGCAACGAATGGTCGCATGACCATAGCCGCCATTGCCCGGGAACAGGTGTTGTTGGGCGTGCTCGTCGTCGCATACGGTCTCGCTGCGATCGGTCTGGCGAAGCAGCATGGGCTGGATGGCGCCGTCGTGATGGCGCTCTACGGCGAAGACGTGCTGATCACGATGGCAGCCTACCTCACGCTTTTCGCGGTCGGCTGGCTGCTGCGCATCGTCATCATGGAGCGTCCCCGGTTCCCGCTGCGGAGCGCCGTCGAGGCAGCGCGTCATGCCGCCGTGCCGGAGCGGGTGATGGCCGGTCTGGTAGCGACGGTGCTTCTTTCATTGCTGATGAGTGTCTACTCGTCCTGGAAGATGATGATTCCGGAGCTGAACGCGTTCTCCTGGGATCCGACCCTTCACGCCTGGGACCTGCGCTTGCATGGCGGACGCGCCCCGTGGCATTGGCTGCAACCCGCGCTCGGCATTCCCCTGGTCACCAGTGCCATCAACGCGCTCTACCATGCTTGGCTCTTCGTGATCCTTTTCGTCTTCTTCAGCCAGGCTTTTGCGATTCGTGGCCTCGTGCTTCGGACGCAGTTCATGATCAGTTTCTTCCTGCTGTGGATTCTTCTGGGCAGCTTCCTTGCGACCCTTATGGCTTCCGCCGGCCCCTGCTACTTTGCCGAGGTCACCGGGCAACCCGATCCCTATGCAGCATTGCAGGCATATCTGCGAGCGGCCGATGCACGCTTTCCGGTCTGGGCGCTGGATGTCCAGGCCATGCTGTGGGCCGACTATCAGGACGGGCGACTGGCCGTCGGTCGCGGCATTTCCGCGATGCCCAGCATGCATGTGGCGACCGCGACCCTCGTCTTTCTGCTCGCCTGCCGTTACGGCAGGCTTGCCGGAGTCGCCGGCCTGTTCTTCCTCATCGGCATTGTCATTGGGTCGGTGCACCTCGCCTGGCACTACGCCGTCGATGCGTATATCGCCATTCCGTTGACGCTGCTTGTCTGGAAGCTTTCCGGTCACATTGCCACCAGGGTGCATGCAATGCGTCTCGGGCCGGCTGTGGCGTGA
- a CDS encoding symmetrical bis(5'-nucleosyl)-tetraphosphatase — translation MTTWIIGDLQGCHESLQSLLADIGFNSARDELIFVGDLVNRGPDSEGCLRHVQRLCEAGSARTVLGNHDLHLLAVAAGLRKPNRDDTLDAILAAPDRRALLDWLARQPLMLHLDDDAVTHAGLHPDWDMRTASDCAAELQTELSRPDRERFLARMYGNEPARWAACRDDEGRQRFAVNVFTRMRFLRTADHALTLKAKGSAEQPPEGCLPWFMLPHQRPAHSRVFFGHWSTLGTVAWPTYGVYGLDTGCLWNGRLTACDPESGTLRSVPTAPGEGRSPS, via the coding sequence ATGACGACCTGGATCATAGGCGATCTGCAAGGCTGCCACGAAAGCCTGCAGTCCCTGCTTGCGGACATCGGCTTCAACAGTGCGCGCGACGAGCTGATCTTCGTCGGCGACCTCGTCAACCGCGGGCCGGATTCGGAAGGCTGCCTGCGCCATGTGCAGCGGCTCTGTGAAGCGGGCAGCGCGCGAACGGTGCTGGGCAACCATGACCTGCATCTGCTGGCGGTAGCGGCCGGGTTGCGCAAGCCCAACCGCGACGACACCCTGGATGCGATTCTCGCCGCGCCCGACCGCCGCGCACTGCTCGACTGGCTCGCGCGGCAGCCGCTGATGTTGCACCTCGACGACGATGCCGTGACCCATGCCGGGCTGCACCCTGATTGGGATATGCGGACCGCCAGCGACTGCGCCGCCGAGCTACAGACTGAGCTCTCGCGGCCCGATCGAGAACGCTTTCTGGCGCGCATGTACGGCAACGAGCCGGCGCGCTGGGCGGCGTGCCGGGACGACGAGGGACGCCAGCGCTTCGCGGTCAACGTGTTCACGCGCATGCGCTTCCTGCGCACCGCCGATCACGCGCTGACACTCAAGGCCAAGGGCAGCGCCGAGCAGCCGCCCGAGGGCTGCCTGCCCTGGTTCATGCTGCCGCACCAGCGTCCGGCCCACAGCCGTGTCTTCTTCGGGCACTGGTCGACACTCGGCACCGTGGCCTGGCCAACCTACGGCGTCTACGGCCTGGATACCGGTTGTCTCTGGAACGGGCGACTGACGGCCTGCGACCCCGAGAGCGGCACGCTGCGCAGCGTGCCGACAGCGCCCGGCGAAGGCCGCTCTCCGTCTTGA
- a CDS encoding sigma 54-interacting transcriptional regulator, with protein MFSRKRRIAAEPLENEASGTYLLALDGGGATATESQRDLQAVIPENARCALQDADSFRPREAARARFVLCLFASEATLDQVADAVLEARADGATTTLIVAVRPNALVALGRWLSRRAEAERLAGTRLMVATDIADVTRQLPDRLTPVSEDNVIRMPKSTEVEDSAKTTFFTFSPQMHALVARIRAFADNGIERAYLLGGPGSGKTSLAYYYYLARGKGRFVSVNLLAEDTNDKSAIKSLLCGHVPGAFPGAGARVGSFDIARDGVCFLDESHGVMGSVMETLMEALDNGQYMPYGAAAKRPLQCALVFATNRSWDHLLASVNIDEFTRLGAATLQVPELSGREEDMIAITATTLARLSAPCTSWEPPTGLDTAAWQRILECRWHGNVRALIRVLEAAFVETASGGGAGRDLIGADAIEAGIRLWEPAEHHSHAIFASSMDEAAPGA; from the coding sequence GTGTTCTCACGCAAAAGACGCATCGCGGCCGAGCCGCTGGAAAACGAGGCAAGCGGGACCTATCTGCTGGCGCTGGACGGTGGCGGCGCTACCGCCACCGAAAGCCAGCGCGATCTGCAGGCGGTCATACCCGAGAACGCGCGATGCGCGCTGCAGGACGCCGATTCCTTCCGCCCACGCGAAGCGGCACGGGCACGTTTCGTGCTCTGCCTCTTCGCCTCCGAGGCAACGCTGGATCAGGTGGCCGACGCCGTGCTGGAGGCCCGCGCCGACGGCGCCACCACCACTCTGATCGTGGCCGTGCGCCCCAACGCACTTGTGGCACTGGGCCGGTGGCTGAGTCGACGTGCGGAAGCGGAGCGCCTGGCGGGCACCCGGCTGATGGTGGCCACGGATATCGCCGACGTCACCCGTCAGCTGCCCGACCGGCTCACCCCCGTCAGCGAAGACAACGTCATCCGCATGCCGAAGAGCACGGAAGTCGAGGATTCGGCGAAGACGACCTTCTTCACGTTCAGCCCGCAGATGCACGCACTGGTGGCGCGCATCCGCGCCTTCGCGGATAACGGCATCGAGCGCGCCTACCTGCTGGGCGGACCCGGCAGCGGCAAGACCTCGCTTGCCTACTACTATTACCTGGCGCGTGGCAAAGGTCGCTTCGTCTCGGTCAACCTTCTGGCCGAGGACACGAACGACAAATCCGCCATCAAGTCGCTGCTCTGTGGCCATGTACCGGGCGCCTTTCCCGGCGCCGGCGCGCGCGTCGGCAGCTTCGATATCGCACGGGACGGCGTCTGCTTTCTTGACGAGAGCCATGGCGTCATGGGCTCGGTCATGGAAACGCTGATGGAGGCGCTCGACAACGGCCAGTACATGCCTTACGGCGCCGCGGCCAAGCGGCCACTGCAATGCGCGCTGGTGTTCGCCACCAATCGCAGCTGGGACCACCTTCTGGCGTCGGTGAATATCGACGAGTTCACACGGCTGGGCGCCGCGACGCTGCAGGTGCCGGAGCTGTCGGGGCGCGAGGAGGACATGATCGCCATCACCGCGACCACACTCGCGCGTCTCAGTGCGCCCTGCACGTCATGGGAACCGCCGACCGGTCTCGACACCGCCGCATGGCAGCGCATCCTCGAGTGCCGATGGCACGGCAATGTACGCGCACTGATCCGCGTACTGGAAGCCGCTTTCGTCGAAACCGCCAGCGGCGGCGGCGCCGGCAGGGACCTTATCGGTGCCGATGCGATCGAAGCCGGCATCCGGCTGTGGGAACCGGCGGAGCATCACAGCCACGCGATTTTCGCGAGCAGCATGGACGAAGCAGCCCCCGGGGCTTGA
- a CDS encoding efflux RND transporter permease subunit: MTPLLMAIFLANALMALFGIGLKTATLPVVALAVGIGVDYGIYIYDVIQREVVQNGKTLRNAYVATLRQAGKAIVFTGVCLSGGVATWLFSDLQFQKDMGLLLVFMFSANMLGAVILCPALCRFVLPLNKEAEQAEREGRVPLEG; the protein is encoded by the coding sequence GTGACGCCGCTGCTGATGGCCATCTTCCTCGCCAACGCCTTGATGGCCCTCTTCGGCATCGGTCTCAAGACGGCGACATTGCCCGTGGTCGCGCTGGCTGTGGGTATCGGTGTCGACTACGGCATCTATATCTACGACGTGATCCAGCGCGAGGTCGTGCAGAACGGCAAGACGCTGCGCAACGCCTATGTGGCCACGCTGCGTCAGGCCGGCAAGGCGATCGTCTTCACCGGCGTCTGTCTCTCCGGTGGCGTGGCGACCTGGCTGTTCTCCGACCTACAGTTCCAGAAGGACATGGGCCTGCTTCTGGTCTTCATGTTCTCCGCGAACATGCTGGGCGCGGTCATCCTCTGTCCGGCGCTGTGCCGCTTCGTGCTCCCGCTGAACAAGGAAGCCGAGCAGGCCGAGCGCGAGGGACGGGTGCCGCTGGAGGGTTGA
- a CDS encoding GtrA family protein — protein MKALDGTIPRFVAIGLMATLLHVCIGAIAGTSLRLSPAAANLSGFVVATAWGYLGNFYWTFAARTAHVSSIGRFALLAVATLALSSAIVHIVCERFGLPLFGALALVAVLVPPVNYVIARFYAFKVRPEETGSPGGWLEIAILVATVGIAFCFYAGTTFNHDTSWYFIATARWLDGATLYRDIMEINPPLAFYLTAPSIWLSKAISGLTHEAAYAAFMAVICMVSLLWARRLLIQTTGPLVHFVMLGAVAAGFLVTPISVFGQREHLMAVFSLPYVLAVALNADCGRWERVLLGLYAMLGLALKPYFLVIPLFLVSHDLVRTRGAGRVLRAEHVAIGLGCLAYLLAIALLHPRYLETIVPMGRLVYDAYRASFEQVLQVSAVIGALLATLAYIQSRFPCEEKRKTAESLLVVVAATLLAYLWQGKGWVYQFIPVNIYLGILIAWLCVSASPRPKKQAPRVLVLALAAMVALSPALRGPYHSQMAQVFGRFLATDGSQSSFVFLGAHVWGSYPMANTHDAEVTSRYSALWLIPGAVRQLSKEEPVPEDRREALLGVLDFARTSTIEDFLEGRPQVVIVDVRSRKTYFDGTDFDYLAFFQQDPRFAEAWRDYRLIETLHGFEVWRRS, from the coding sequence TTGAAGGCTCTGGACGGGACGATCCCGCGCTTTGTAGCCATCGGATTGATGGCAACTCTGTTGCATGTTTGCATTGGAGCAATCGCCGGGACCAGCCTGAGGTTGTCTCCGGCTGCGGCGAATCTTTCGGGCTTTGTGGTGGCGACGGCATGGGGGTATCTCGGCAATTTCTACTGGACCTTCGCCGCGCGCACCGCGCATGTATCGAGCATCGGGCGCTTCGCATTGCTCGCGGTGGCCACGCTCGCATTGTCCTCCGCCATTGTCCATATCGTATGTGAGCGATTCGGGCTGCCGTTGTTTGGTGCGCTGGCGCTCGTTGCGGTGCTAGTGCCACCGGTGAACTACGTGATCGCACGGTTCTATGCGTTCAAGGTTCGCCCCGAAGAAACAGGTTCCCCTGGCGGATGGCTGGAAATTGCGATTTTGGTCGCTACGGTCGGCATCGCCTTTTGCTTCTACGCGGGAACGACCTTCAATCACGATACCAGCTGGTACTTCATTGCAACCGCAAGGTGGCTGGACGGTGCGACTCTCTACCGCGACATCATGGAGATCAATCCGCCACTGGCCTTCTACCTGACCGCTCCTTCCATCTGGCTGAGCAAGGCGATCAGTGGGTTGACTCACGAGGCCGCCTACGCAGCTTTCATGGCTGTCATATGTATGGTTTCGCTGCTCTGGGCTCGGAGGCTTCTCATCCAGACGACGGGCCCTCTCGTGCACTTCGTCATGTTGGGCGCGGTAGCAGCGGGTTTCCTGGTGACCCCGATCTCGGTGTTCGGTCAACGCGAACACCTCATGGCCGTCTTCTCTCTTCCGTACGTGCTTGCCGTTGCCCTCAACGCGGATTGCGGGAGGTGGGAGCGTGTGTTGCTTGGTCTTTATGCCATGCTTGGCTTGGCGCTCAAGCCCTACTTCCTCGTGATCCCGTTGTTCCTGGTGAGCCACGATCTTGTGAGAACACGAGGCGCAGGGCGCGTTCTGAGGGCAGAGCACGTGGCGATCGGGCTAGGTTGTCTGGCGTATCTGCTCGCGATTGCCCTGTTGCACCCGCGCTATCTGGAAACGATCGTACCGATGGGGCGACTCGTGTATGACGCATACCGGGCATCGTTCGAGCAGGTGCTGCAGGTGTCTGCGGTGATAGGGGCGTTGCTCGCTACGCTTGCCTATATTCAATCCCGCTTTCCATGCGAGGAGAAACGTAAAACAGCGGAAAGTTTGCTGGTGGTGGTCGCCGCGACGCTGCTCGCGTACCTGTGGCAGGGGAAAGGCTGGGTGTATCAGTTCATCCCGGTCAACATCTACTTGGGAATCCTGATCGCCTGGCTGTGTGTCAGTGCCTCGCCGCGCCCAAAGAAGCAGGCCCCGCGTGTGCTAGTACTCGCGCTCGCTGCAATGGTTGCGTTGTCACCTGCTCTGCGCGGCCCCTACCACTCCCAGATGGCGCAGGTCTTCGGTCGATTCCTTGCCACGGACGGATCGCAAAGCAGCTTTGTTTTTCTTGGCGCCCATGTATGGGGCAGTTATCCGATGGCTAATACGCATGATGCCGAGGTCACTTCTCGGTATTCCGCACTCTGGCTCATTCCAGGAGCCGTCCGGCAACTGTCGAAAGAAGAGCCGGTTCCCGAGGATCGTCGTGAGGCGCTCCTCGGGGTTCTCGACTTTGCGCGCACCTCGACGATCGAGGATTTTCTTGAAGGTCGCCCACAGGTGGTTATCGTGGATGTGCGATCGCGCAAGACCTATTTCGACGGGACGGACTTTGATTACCTGGCGTTCTTTCAACAGGATCCACGCTTCGCGGAAGCGTGGCGGGACTATAGATTGATCGAAACCCTGCATGGATTCGAAGTCTGGCGTCGGAGTTAG
- a CDS encoding class I SAM-dependent methyltransferase, which produces MEEAAYAALAAEEAGYWWYRGRRAVVSALIHRQRFGNRSLRILDAGCGTGGNLAFLGTFGEVDAFEPNAGACRMAARVTSARVFRGRLPDELDRLAESYQLITLLDVLEHVGDDVAALTALGRRLSPDGRLILTVPAYSWLWSGHDVLHHHKRRYTVASLRAAISAAGMDVIRIGYFNSLLFPLALMHRIWLRTGSYRDAIPTNPPLPKWLNECFAVLFGCERYILGWLPFPFGLSIYAVVAIQD; this is translated from the coding sequence ATGGAAGAGGCTGCGTACGCGGCCTTGGCCGCTGAGGAAGCGGGTTACTGGTGGTATCGAGGTCGTCGGGCTGTTGTTTCAGCGCTGATTCACCGTCAGAGGTTTGGTAATCGCTCCCTGCGCATTCTCGATGCAGGCTGTGGGACCGGCGGGAATCTGGCTTTTCTCGGGACGTTCGGAGAGGTCGATGCCTTCGAGCCGAACGCGGGTGCATGCCGGATGGCTGCTCGCGTCACGTCGGCGCGGGTGTTCCGGGGCCGCCTCCCTGACGAGCTTGACCGTCTGGCGGAGAGTTATCAGTTGATAACGCTCCTCGATGTGCTGGAGCATGTCGGTGATGATGTGGCCGCGCTTACAGCGCTAGGACGACGGCTCTCGCCGGATGGTCGGCTTATTTTGACGGTTCCGGCTTATAGCTGGCTGTGGTCCGGGCATGACGTGCTCCACCACCATAAGCGCCGATACACGGTAGCCAGTCTTCGGGCCGCCATTAGCGCGGCTGGTATGGATGTGATCCGCATCGGCTATTTCAATTCACTGCTGTTCCCTCTGGCGTTGATGCACCGGATTTGGTTGCGTACTGGCAGTTATCGGGATGCGATTCCGACGAATCCACCATTACCGAAATGGTTGAACGAGTGCTTCGCCGTTCTTTTTGGTTGTGAGCGCTATATCCTTGGATGGTTGCCATTCCCCTTCGGTCTTTCAATCTACGCGGTTGTGGCGATACAGGATTGA
- a CDS encoding glycosyltransferase family 2 protein, whose protein sequence is MIVDRTEFLRRLSTVETSDRPCLSVVVPVLNEQEAIMPFLERLDASLADVAARFPEVSTREIIFVDDGSRDATLMALVQSSRRFQGVRIVSLTRSFGKDVALSAGLDVSRGRAVIPMDVDLQDPPEVIVQMVKKWLGGAKLVNGVRADRSSDTFLKRFSASLFYRIYNRFADVPITAEAGDFRLMDREIVDILRQLPERVRFMKGLYTWTGYEAAEVAYTREARASGRTNWSMWRLWNFALDGITGSTTVPLRIWTYFGAAIALASFIYAMFIVVSTLAFGRTTPGYASLITVVLVLGGINLIALGVLGEYIGRIFHEVKRRPLYVVETSFGFDDATEGDD, encoded by the coding sequence TTGATCGTTGATCGAACGGAGTTCCTGCGTCGTCTTTCCACTGTGGAGACATCGGATCGACCGTGTCTGAGCGTGGTTGTGCCGGTGCTCAACGAGCAGGAGGCGATCATGCCCTTCCTGGAGCGACTTGATGCGAGCCTCGCTGACGTCGCGGCGCGTTTTCCTGAGGTGTCCACCCGCGAGATCATCTTCGTCGATGATGGTAGCCGGGACGCGACGTTGATGGCCTTGGTGCAGTCGAGTCGTCGCTTCCAGGGGGTGCGAATTGTTTCGCTCACTCGCAGCTTCGGCAAGGATGTCGCTTTGTCGGCGGGCCTTGACGTGAGTCGCGGGCGTGCCGTTATTCCGATGGATGTCGATCTGCAGGATCCCCCGGAAGTGATCGTGCAGATGGTGAAGAAGTGGCTGGGTGGCGCCAAGTTGGTCAACGGTGTTCGTGCCGATCGCAGCAGCGATACTTTCCTGAAGCGATTCTCAGCATCGCTGTTCTACCGCATCTACAACCGCTTCGCCGACGTGCCTATTACTGCTGAGGCTGGTGATTTCCGGCTGATGGATCGGGAGATTGTCGATATCCTTCGTCAGCTGCCGGAGCGGGTCCGATTCATGAAGGGCCTCTATACGTGGACCGGTTATGAAGCAGCAGAAGTTGCCTACACGCGGGAAGCTAGGGCTTCCGGACGCACGAACTGGAGCATGTGGCGACTGTGGAATTTTGCCCTGGACGGCATCACCGGTTCGACCACCGTACCTTTACGCATCTGGACTTATTTCGGGGCAGCCATCGCTCTCGCCTCCTTCATCTACGCGATGTTTATCGTCGTCAGCACCTTGGCGTTCGGTCGCACAACTCCCGGCTACGCATCGCTGATCACCGTTGTGCTTGTGCTCGGTGGTATCAACCTGATCGCTTTGGGCGTACTCGGCGAATACATCGGTCGCATCTTTCATGAAGTAAAGCGGCGCCCCCTGTATGTCGTAGAGACGAGCTTCGGCTTCGACGATGCGACAGAGGGTGATGACTGA